One Mobula hypostoma chromosome 5, sMobHyp1.1, whole genome shotgun sequence DNA segment encodes these proteins:
- the LOC134346456 gene encoding histone H1.1-like: protein MVARAVPGTSTAAQQQCRRRRQKAAGQPCRRRRRKTQKINQLIKQALSARKPCGGLSLSSLRAALLANGYDVEENRPRLQMAIGRERRRRRQQQQTPRGRGTDAAATTGCLRGGRSQKAGKQMRRSPSRTRDRSPPKKKPTIRKKGHCKKPTAGRKRGKAALRDTRIRSVK, encoded by the coding sequence ATGGTGGCGAGAGCCGTGCCCGGTACGTCGACCGCTGCACAGCAGCAGTGCAGGAGGCGACGGCAGAAGGCAGCGGGGCAGCCGTGCCGGCGGAGGCGGCGCAAGACGCAAAAAATCAACCAGCTGATTAAGCAAGCGTTGTCGGCTCGCAAGCCGTGCGGCGGCTTGTCGCTGTCGTCGTTGCGGGCGGCGCTGCTCGCCAACGGCTACGACGTGGAGGAGAACCGCCCACGCTTGCAGATGGCCATTGGGCGGGaacggcggcggcggcggcagcAACAACAGACGCCCCGTGGCCGGGGGACAGACGCGGCGGCGACTACTGGCTGCCTTCGCGGTGGCCGCAGTCAGAAGGCCGGGAAGCAGATGCGCAGAAGCCCGTCCCGCACCCGCGATCGTTCGCCGCCCAAGAAGAAGCCCACCATCCGGAAGAAAGGCCACTGCAAGAAGCCGACGGCCGGCCGGAAGCGGGGCAAAGCCGCCCTTAGAGACACCAGGATCAGATCCGTGAAATAA
- the LOC134346455 gene encoding histone H1.4-like produces the protein MDFERYCIRKVVCAFAQTVGPARGASRIRKVLMAEVVPAKADTPAALPPDLPAGSDFAAPSAAVGTAAKKKAVHRSQKATAAMVVEQIAEVVAATKERQAPKLGGVKKPISAAGYEADKAVARSNLPADTLPNKGSTVEGTVAGSSASAPHPDREAQGEQGESEDRRKGGTKKKAATRKTAPKRSAAAKPAARNRAKSPTKRTTTKAKKAPKRPAASRTAGRGHRAVKRK, from the exons atggatttcgagCGCTACTGTATTCGGAAAGTGGTGTGTGCTTTCGCGCAGACAGTGGGTCCAGCgc GCGGGGCGTCGCGGATCAGGAAGGTTCTCATGGCTGAGGTCGTTCCCGCCAAGGCTGATACTCCCGCCGCTCTTCCTCCCGATCTTCCTGCCGGTTCCGACTTCGCCGCCCCTTCGGCCGCGGTCGGTACTGCGGCTAAGAAGAAGGCGGTCCATCGGTCACAAAAGGCGACGGCGGCCATGGTGGTTGAGCAGATCGCGGAGGTGGTGGCCGCCACCAAAGAGCGACAGGCTCCTAAGCTGGGCGGTGTGAAGAAACCCATCTCGGCCGCTGGCTACGAGGCGGACAAGGCCGTCGCCCGCTCCAACCTGCCGGCCGACACCTTGCCTAACAAGGGTtccactgtggaaggcactgtcGCCGGCAGCTCCGCTTCCGCTCCCCACCCGGATCGGGAAGCGCAGGGCGAGCAGGGAGAGTCCGAGGACCGGAGGAAAGGAGGGACGAAGAAGAAAGCAGCGACCAGAAAAACGGCTCCGAAGAGATCGGCGGCAGCCAAGCCCGCTGCCCGGAATCGTGCCAAGAGTCCCACCAAGCGCACGACGACCAAGGCCAAAAAAGCGCCCAAGCGTCCCGCTGCTTCCCGGACTGCCGGGCGTGGCCACCGGGCTGTCAAACGGAAATAG